The following DNA comes from Denticeps clupeoides unplaced genomic scaffold, fDenClu1.1, whole genome shotgun sequence.
CCAGACAAAGCCAGGGTCTTCAGGGAACTGAAGCCATATACAAAGCCAATGTGGTTACAGCGATGCAGCGTTTTAACCAGTCAGGCGGTGAGTAGAAATCTAATCctggttttaaataataaattgtcatttttagtTTATCAAAGTTCCATGATTATACAACacaagataataataaaaaaactaaacttacTGACTGTGGTtctaacaattaaaaataagagaaatacaactgaatataaaaaaatattacttattAATGTAGGGAAACTGGGTTTTTGTTGATAACAAGAAATGATCCAGAACGTTTATTTGGTTTGATTTGCTGTGGCTGATGCGGTCAAGTCCTGAGTCTTTTCTATCAGACGTTTAATTCTTCAAAACTACAAACCCACATGAAAATATGAGTAAAATTCTAGTGCAGTAATGTCATTTGTCCACTTGAAGAATATTATCGTATGTTAAAGATTCTTCTTCAGTTCTCCTGATCTTCTCCACTGACCTTCATGTCACAGAATACAGAAAACTCTGATGTTGAGACTCAGAAGCAACATCTGAACTGATGAAGACCGCGACCCTGCAATCATTTTCCAGCTTATACTTCTTATTAAGGCTGAAGGCAGGACGCTCAGTCCACCTGGTTTCCATACGCACTTCCATTTACATCCACTTGGACGTCCTTAACTTAAGCATTTTTTGTTAAGGAGTGTCTGGAGATGCTTGAGGATGTGAAATTCACCAGAATTTACTGTCGGAACCGCAGCCATTTTTATTAGATAAATGCAACTGGTGGCTCATAGTAATAAGTCaccatttaaaaagtaaatcagGACCAGGATTCGGTGGCTGGAGAATAAAGTTCCAGCGCTGCTGTAAAGGTgggagagaaaagaaacagaaacggTTCCCACGTCCCGTGGAGCAGCTGAGCGTGAAGTTCAGTAGCAGCACAGCGCTGGTTTTACTGCTGAATACTCCAGACACAGCAGGACGTCTTCAGCCTGAACGTTGTACACGGTGACAGATTCTACTTCTATAATGGAGCTAAAATAACTGGAGATAAGCAGCAGGGAGCAGAAGATGCTGCTCAGTTCCTGTATCAGACCCACATGGACCTTGTAACTGTGACGTTCTCCACATCTTCAGTCCTGAGAAGAGATGAGAGAAGCAGCAGAGACTAGAAACACTGAGCACTTCACTCCTTATAAATATAGAGCCACAAACTCACTTATATAGACacttgtatacacacacacacacacacacacacacacaggtccggTTCAAGAACAGATGTTTGTTACGTTTCTGACAGCCGTGCTGGAGACCAGATTAAATCTTCTTGTGCTTGAACTTCATCCTTcaccccacctctctctcaAATGACCATAAAATCCTCTCTACTTGTGCTCAGGTCCTGCTGGTCTGGACtctggttctgctgctgctgttggtaTAAATGTTCTCTGATTCAGGATCAGATCCTCGTTCACCAAACTTAAAACTGAAATCCCCAGTTAAACGTCCAACAGCCATTAGGACGTGATCTGTAACCTTTACTGTACAAATTATCTCCTTTCTCTCTTACTCACTTATACCATCCAGCTACGTCCTTCACCACCCGAACCTGCCTGATCTCTCATATAACAGCGACAGTCTGTGTAGGTGACGTGTCATTATTACACTTTATGCCCAAACCCGCCTCTGAATAAGTGACCGCGTCGGGATGAAGTTTTATTTGCCCCCCTCGCTTCCTGCTGGTCACCAGACCGTCGAAAACAAGGTCCACTGTCCCACTTGCAGCATGGGGTAGAAATGGTGGGGCTTGTGAGAGGCTGCTGGGAGGCGGGGCTTGTTGGAGGGGCGGGGCAGCATGGTGGTTACTGTGGTTTTGATCCTCAGTGTCCCAGTCCAGCAGACAGAAGCTTGTCTGTTAACAGAGTTCATTAAAtaacttattttttaaatcattctgaTCTTTTGAAGATTATAGTTCTCTGTAGTAAAAGAGCAGCATGTAGCTCTGCCCTGATTAACAGTGATCTCCTTATTATTTAAAACTATAGtaactcccacacacacactcactcacattgaaaacactcatatacacacacactgtaaacacttgcgcgcacacacacactcacacgtccCTGTTCAGGAGACGTTCAGGTCAAGGTTAAATGAAAGATGTTTTATTTCTCAGACCCTCGGCCTGaacatttatgatttttttgtgcTCGTTTATGAACgtcatgtttgtcctgtttggAGGGAAACTGCAGTGTCTCTGTTATGATCTTATTTTCCATCTTTAATGAACAGCGCAGTATTTCTGCTAAAAAAATCTCAGTGGTCTCCTTCATGTCACATTTCGAAACATACGAACCCAGAAGAAGCAGCTTATTCACTATTCAATTATCAGCACAAACACTGAATACTGCTTATATTTCATATCTCATCAGTgttctctacacacacagatgtagAGTGCAGATCTGGCCAAGAAAAAGGAGGGGGGGCAGTTATATGAAGCGCCCCCTACAGGTCAAACAGCAAGAAAACTCGACACAGCTTCTACTTTACCTCGCACACATCTACACTCCACCCTCCACCAACAGGACGGGGGGTGTGGCCGATCAATGGTGGGTGTGGAAGTGgaagagaaatgtgtgtgtgtgtgtttgctgaagTTCGCCTGGACCTCCTCTttaagccgctttcagaccgaacaTGGGACGAACCCCGTTATTTTCTACGTGTAGTAAGTGTGCTCAGTAATGAGGACCTCGCCGATATAAACTGGTGTCGCTACCAACACCTTTTATTTAACAACGCTGGGCAGATccagagaaataaaatgcaccaagaaaacatgttttacagaaaacaaagagacactttaattttaaattgcCACAGATTATAGTCTTTATCCGAGAACTAACACattcccaaaaataaataatatgcataaaaattgtaaattaaaatcccaaaacatcacagtatCACAGTCTTATGATCATGTCAAATTTTGTGCAGCTCAAAGTTTAATATTAATCACAGCAATTTACAAATCACAAGAAATGTGCAAAACCACCAGACATATTCATTCCCAGCCTGCTTTCTAACCCGCCCtctacactcacaaccataaaCCGGCATTAAAATTCATAAATCATTCCTACCACCAGCCAACATTAAAATGTGGTTACACATTAAAGTTCTCGGCCACTGCTGTACTGCcggtcctctcctcctctctctacCACATTTACCCccactaactaactaactaactaactaactaactaactaactaactagccGTTTGACTGAGGGTGATAGATGCTTGTTCGGATGTGTTTGATGTTCCGTTCCCTCAGAAATTCAGTGACTGCATGAGAAGTGAACTGTGGTCCATTGTCAGTTGTGATGGCGCAGGAGTCATCCTCACGTGCAGAAACAGAAAAGTAATGACAGCAGTTGTTGTTGCCGCTGCTGTAAACTCCACCTCAGACCATTTACTGAAACAATCAGCAGGAGTAACGGCCTAAAACCGGCAGTCATGGGTACCCGGTTCGAATGGCCCACAGTGTCCATAACTATGTGCAGAAATGACCCCCCTGGGAATTCCACAGGCTGCTATGGGGCAGGGACCCAGGCCTGGCAGGTCGAGCACGATGACAGGACTGTGTGGACTAAGTCATCCATGCGTGGCCACCAGTACAGCTCCCTGAGGAGGTCAACTCCCTGGTCCCCTTCATGCACTAACTGTACAAGGCGCTCTCTAAGAGATCTGGGAACCACCAGGCGTGAACCTCTGAAGACCAGTGACATCTCCACAGCCATTTCATGATGAATGAAGAAGTAAGGCTGCAGGTAATCGAGAAGAAGCTTTCTGACTTTGGACCATCTGGATCTGATGACTTGTCTGAGATGGTCCGATTCAACTCTAAAATCAGCCAGAGGCAAAGCTGCAAGAAGAGGGGACACTTCAGCTGTTTCTCCAAACAGGTCCTGCTCAACATCCATGACAGCGCTGTCTGTGAGAAGAGGGACACGTGAGAGGAACGTCCACCATGACGTTCTTGTTTCCAGGGCGGAACTGCACATCAGCCTGGCTGACCAACCTGCAATCCTCATGCCAGCTCTGTTCATGCCGCTCGTATGGAGAAGAGTAGCGAGGACCTGATGGTCAGTCCGGGGTGTGAACCTGCGGCCCCACACGTATGTTGGCCATTTTTAACTGCCCGTACGCAGGCTGAGGTTCCTTCTCTGTAGTGGAGGATCTTCTCTCTGCAGCTGACAGCGTGCCTGAGGACCACGATGTGTTCAGCATTTCCTGCGTGAACTTGAATTAGAACATCTCCTGATCCACAGTCAGAAGCACCCGTCTCTATGAGAGTGGGGAGGTCTGGGTCACAGAGACCAAGTGCAAGAGTTGTGTTTTAAGGTTCTAGAAGCTTTTCTCAGCCTCGTCGCTGCATTACAATTCCGCCTGAACGTTTGTTCTAAGCCGTCGCCGTTCTGGTTCTACCAGCGCAGCAGAATTTGGTATGAATTTGCTGAACCAGGACGTCAAGCCAAGGAAGGAGCATAATGCCACCATATCTCCTGGTGCAGGAGCCTCAGCTATGGCTGTCAGATGGTCTGTACTGTGACGGGGACCTTCTCTGGAAAGGACACGTCCCAGGAATGTAATGCATGTTTGACCAAAAGCACTTTtgtcaaaatgtatttgaaggcCGGCATTCCGAAGGTGCTCCAGAACATCTTGTAAGTGTCTGTCATGCTCTTCTTTTGAATCTCCATTCACTATGAGGTCCTCCAAGTTGTTCTGCACCCCCGGCAGGTCTTTCAGTTTTGTTTGCATCATTTTCTGGAATGCAGAtggtgcagaggacaaaatggACCTCTTGTGAACTGGAAGATGTCCTCATGGGTAATAAAAGCAGTCAGCTTGCAGCTCTCAGGATCTAAAGGTGGTTGGTGAGAAGCTGAGCTCAAGTCTATTTGGCTGTAACGTGTAGCACCTTCTAACTGTGAAAACAAGTCCTCCATATGAGGAAGTGGACAGACATCCATAATTATGGAGTTATTGGGTTCACGAAGGTCCACACATAAACGCAGTCCACCTTTGCGTCTTCGTACTACAACTAGAGGACTCGGCCATTCAGAAGATTCCACTTGTTCGATTAAACCTGCTTGCAGTCACCTCCGAAGCTCCTCTGACGCTTCTTTACGTACGCTCGATGGTAGACGTCTCCACTTCTGACGTCCTGGTTGAACTTCGCTATTTACTTGGACTTCGTGTTTGAATCCTTTCACTCCCAAGTTGGCAGGATGGAGCGGGAACAACACCGTATACTGACGGCTTCTGCCGGGTAGCTGGTTGTGCGTTTGCTTTCTCCCCTGCAGCATATTGCACTTCTCCTCCCGTGATGCTGAAATCCGGAGTTTTAATCCGGTCGAGGCCCAGCAGTGATGATCCAGATTTAGCGACGTAGAAAGAGGCTGAAACTCTTTTGCTGCGTCCAGACCAAAAACGTGCAAATTGAGACCCGCGAATACAAAATCTAGAAATAAAACAAGCTCAGGTCAGCAGAACAGAAGTGAGAAGGTTGGTCTGGTCTCCACACCCTGATCTGGGCTTCATGTGCAGCAGAAACCGGGAGAAACAGATTCTCCATGTTTGCTGGTGTCGTGTGTTGATGAGACGTTTACAGGTAGAAGttaaataaaagacattttattattcagacTCCGGAGCAGGAGGGTCCTGACCTTTAAGGCTTTACTTAGtagacagaaaaaataaataaatgtatctaAACGTAAGTTGTGATTGTACTATGAAATATCTTTGATATCAGAAGCATTTATAATTAGAGCCACACATTCACCcagaaaatacagtaaaaacacacactggcacagaTATAAACTCCCCTTctgtcttcttttctctttacagGAATCCACATTGTACAGCGGATGTACGGCTGTGAGTTGGATGATGAGACTGGAGCTACAGATGGATACAGTCAGGTTGGttacgatggagcagattttatcTCACTGGATTTGAGGAGCACATCTTATGTAGCTCCAGTTCAACAGGCTTTAATCACCAAACAGAAATGGgatggagctgctgctgagtaTACCAAGAACTACCTGACCCAGGAATGTATTTACTGGCTGAAGAAGTATGTGCAGTACGGGAAGATCAGTCcggagagaaaaggtacagcagcacactgAACAACTGTTTATATGTTATGATTAAGATCAGAAAATATTCTTAttgttgtttatatttgcattgtaaacattgttacaaacacattaaataagcaaaaaacaTCCAGTAAACCTGATAATGCAAAGATCATGTAATGTGTACAATCTGAAGATTGTTGATCTTCTGATGGATGATCTGCTGATATGAAGACGTCCTGTTTCTCTTCCAAAttctctccctgtccccctcctctcttcctgtctctagtccctcctcaggtgtctctgctgcagacagacccctcctctccagtggtctgtcacgctacaggCTTCTACCCTGATAAAGTGAAGATCAactggcagaaagatggacagaacctgcatgaagatgtagatgttggtgagacgttgcccaaccatgatggaaccttccagaaacgtgcagaactcaaaatgacccctgatgtgtggaagaagaaccagttcacctgtgtggtggagcacaagagtggagacccaatccacatgatcctgactgaggagaagatcaggaccaacagtGCAGGTACAGGAGCTTCTAGCAGCTCATTTTTTACAGTGGGGGGGACTATTTGATCCCTTCTGAATTTGTAGTTTTGCTTATGAACTTTTTCTAATTTTGAtagtagttttattttaatgaaggtAGACAGAATAAACTTGGCAACTCAACACTTCAGGTCCGTACACAGATTTGTAAACAGGATTAAGGTCTGGAGACTGTCTAGTCCACGCTGTAATCTTGATGTGGTTATTCTTTAGCTCCTCTTTTGTTCTCTTGGCTGTATGGTTCGGTTATTTGTGATGCTGGACCCATGACCCATCTTCAGTGttctggcagagggaaggagggctCTGTACTTGGAGCTTTGGGTCATATTTCTCTGCCTCCCAACACGGCAGTTGGAGTTGATGCcaaaaagctttatttttttccccatgcctTTTCGGAAATATCTAGATGTTCACTGGCAAACTTAAGATGGGTCTTtctgagcagggggaccttgtaGTGACCGCAAGACTTGTTCTTGATGATTTTAGTGTTCACATCATTTACAAGCTCTTGTGTAGTTGTTGGCTAATACTTAATctttacaggggcagtggtggcccttcCAGGCATCGATGCTGGGTTGGTTGTTGCTGCTCTCTgtctcatcgctgtggttgttggtgttgtgatgggtgtgaagagaagatcaggtgagagatgcagcaaacaacatcagtaacttctacactAAACATAGTGTCATGtgactgtaaatgtttttacatttttactttgggTTAATAGTCTCGGGGGAAATCAACTTTTAAGCATTCAGACACTGAATGTTTTTTCACCACTTCTTTATTTGGTAAAAGATGTCCTattaacaaatatttaaaacatataaaatgttgCTGATGTGAACATTCGGGTTTTCAGCTAAATGTTTTCTGCTCTTCTAGAACTCTCACGGTGCACCAATCATTCTCCGCTCTCAGTAAGtaacttcattttattttcacaattGTTCATATAGAGCAGAGCTGATTGGGACTTTAATTCTCTGAAAATGAGCAATTATGCACAGgaataatgacaaaataaattcaGCAGTTATTGGAGAACACAATGCACAATTATTATCAAACCACATTATGTGTCACATGAGCACAGaaatatcctttttttcttaatgtcaACTGTTTAAAGTTCGCATTAATTCAATTAAGTTCAAATTAAGTCAATGCCAGTCAAATATCCAACATACACAAAGCCCCATCCCatggttttgtttaattttgggaCAGAATGAAATTAACATCTCTCCTGGGTGAACATCGTCCTCACTGTAGCACTCCCTTACGGTCCCTTCTGCAGACATACCTGAAGTACATCAGAAGATAAACACACATGActtagtgaagtgaaatgattgtcattttgaagcacagcacaaggtgacaaaaaatgtgtcctctgcttttttagtgagcagtgggcagccatgaaatgatcTGTAAGGAAAGCCAtgtgctttcttgagcagggggaccttgcgggctgcaggatttcagtccttcGTGCAATAGTATGTTACCAACTGTTTTCCTGGTCCCAGCTGCCTTGAGGTCATTGACAAGTTTCTCCCAAGTAGTTCTGGGCGGGTTCCAAATCGTTCTCATTATCAGGGTGAGATGTGTGTGGAGCTTCAGACCAAGGGAGACTGGCAGTCATTTTATGGTTTGCGAATTCTCTACTAATCGCAACCAACTGTTGTCAATGTCTCACCCAGCAGCTTGCTGATGGTCTTatagcccattccagccttgtgt
Coding sequences within:
- the LOC114774177 gene encoding class I histocompatibility antigen, Non-RT1.A alpha-1 chain-like isoform X3, which gives rise to MKSAALLFIISVHLVSGGSRSLQYFYTQVTRGINFPEFTDVGLVDGQQFLYYDSNIRQAIPKVDWIKNNEGPDYWTRQSQGLQGTEAIYKANVVTAMQRFNQSGGIHIVQRMYGCELDDETGATDGYSQKWDGAAAEYTKNYLTQECIYWLKKYVQYGKISPERKVPPQVSLLQTDPSSPVVCHATGFYPDKVKINWQKDGQNLHEDVDVGETLPNHDGTFQKRAELKMTPDVWKKNQFTCVVEHKSGDPIHMILTEEKIRTNSAGAVVALPGIDAGLVVAALCLIAVVVGVVMGVKRRSELSRCTNHSPLSQTLEVTPTDPNADEKAAPATNETLLPHPEPPDKAHLEHSSPVSLSFSC
- the LOC114774177 gene encoding class I histocompatibility antigen, Non-RT1.A alpha-1 chain-like isoform X1, translating into MKSAALLFIISVHLVSGGSRSLQYFYTQVTRGINFPEFTDVGLVDGQQFLYYDSNIRQAIPKVDWIKNNEGPDYWTRQSQGLQGTEAIYKANVVTAMQRFNQSGGIHIVQRMYGCELDDETGATDGYSQVGYDGADFISLDLRSTSYVAPVQQALITKQKWDGAAAEYTKNYLTQECIYWLKKYVQYGKISPERKVPPQVSLLQTDPSSPVVCHATGFYPDKVKINWQKDGQNLHEDVDVGETLPNHDGTFQKRAELKMTPDVWKKNQFTCVVEHKSGDPIHMILTEEKIRTNSAGAVVALPGIDAGLVVAALCLIAVVVGVVMGVKRRSELSRCTNHSPLSQTLEVTPTDPNADEKAAPATNETLLPHPEPPDKAHLEHSSPVSLSFSC
- the LOC114774177 gene encoding class I histocompatibility antigen, Non-RT1.A alpha-1 chain-like isoform X2, encoding MKSAALLFIISVHLVSGGSRSLQYFYTQVTRGINFPEFTDVGLVDGQQFLYYDSNIRQAIPKVDWIKNNEGPDYWTRQSQGLQGTEAIYKANVVTAMQRFNQSGGIHIVQRMYGCELDDETGATDGYSQVGYDGADFISLDLRSTSYVAPVQQALITKQKWDGAAAEYTKNYLTQECIYWLKKYVQYGKISPERKVPPQVSLLQTDPSSPVVCHATGFYPDKVKINWQKDGQNLHEDVDVGETLPNHDGTFQKRAELKMTPDVWKKNQFTCVVEHKSGDPIHMILTEEKIRTNSAGAVVALPGIDAGLVVAALCLIAVVVGVVMGVKRRSELSRCTNHSPLSTLEVTPTDPNADEKAAPATNETLLPHPEPPDKAHLEHSSPVSLSFSC